The DNA window TGAGGAGGTCCGCCATCCTTCCGACCGAGGTGTCCACGAGCCCGCGGGCGTGCCGGCGCTCAGCCACGAGGGCGAGGATCCTGGTCGATCAAGGCATCGAGGTCCCGTCGCAAACGGCGAGCAGCGAGCCGAGGAGCGCCGGCGAAAGCCGCCACGGCGGTGCTGGCGGCCACGAAACGCCTGCGTCGCGCCGGTACCAGCTCTCCAACTGCTATGCCGTTCCGGGTGACGAGGAAGCTCTCGCCGCGGTCGAGCGCGCGCATCACTTCCCCGCTGTCGTTGCGCAGCTCACGCTGGGTGATCTCGCGCGCCATGGCGACCGCTCGTAACAACGGTGCTACTCGTGTCGCAATTCACGGCTTGGGGGCTCGTTGCCGCCGTCGCTGCTACACTTGCGCGGCCGTGATCAGCATCATACAGGCTCCCTGACGCCAAGCCTCGCGGCCGCAGGCGCGCCTGTAGTCCGCACGGACCGGCTGGATGCGCCGCGACCGGCGGCATGGACGCCGCGAAATCCGCCGTGATAAGGCCCGCGATGTGGTGAGGATCGTCAGCTCGCAACACGATTCCCCCCGCGGCCGCTGGACGTACAGCGAATGGCGGCCGTCCGAGCTCGCGGGTCTGGTCGAGCTCATCTGGGAGACCCGCGGCACGACCACCGAGCCGCAGGACCGGCACTACCCGCACGGGATGTTCGAGCTGCTCGTGAATCTCATGGGCAACCGCTACCGGCTCCTCCAGCCCCGGGGCGCGGGGACCTTTACGACCACGTGGCTCGTCGGCCAGCAGCTCGGCCCGATCGTGACGGCGCCGCCGGATCGGCACCACGTGCTCGGCATCCGGCTCCGGCCGGCCGGCGCGTACGCCCTCCTTGCGGCGCCGCTCGGCGTGGTGACGGGGCTCGTCGTCGAGCTCGAGGACCTCGTCGGCCCCACGGTGCGCGAACTCGTCGAGCGGTGCCGCGACGCCCCGTCGGTCGCGGCGCGATTCGACCTCGCGGCGGCATGGCTCGCTGCGCGGCTGACCGGCGCCTGTCCGATCGACCCCACGATCGCGTGGGCTGCGGCCGAGATCGAGGCGCACGAGGGCTCCGTTGCGATCGCGGAGCTTCGCAAGGAGACCGGGCTCTCGAAGACCCGCCTGGCGGCGGCGTTCCGCGAGCAGATCGGCGTCACACCGAAGGTCTATGCGCGGCTCGTCCGCTTCCGGCTGGCGCTCGCCATGCTCGAGAGCGGTGTCGCCCCGCTTGCCGACGTGGCGCTCGCGGCCGGCTACTACGACCAGCCCCACTTCAACGCGGAGTTCCGGGATTTCACGGGCCAGAGCCCGCGGGAGCTCCTGGTCGCGCGCT is part of the Deltaproteobacteria bacterium genome and encodes:
- a CDS encoding helix-turn-helix transcriptional regulator; this encodes MVRIVSSQHDSPRGRWTYSEWRPSELAGLVELIWETRGTTTEPQDRHYPHGMFELLVNLMGNRYRLLQPRGAGTFTTTWLVGQQLGPIVTAPPDRHHVLGIRLRPAGAYALLAAPLGVVTGLVVELEDLVGPTVRELVERCRDAPSVAARFDLAAAWLAARLTGACPIDPTIAWAAAEIEAHEGSVAIAELRKETGLSKTRLAAAFREQIGVTPKVYARLVRFRLALAMLESGVAPLADVALAAGYYDQPHFNAEFRDFTGQSPRELLVARYPSGVPIVRTDE